From Cydia fagiglandana chromosome 24, ilCydFagi1.1, whole genome shotgun sequence, a single genomic window includes:
- the LOC134676489 gene encoding histone H4, which translates to MTGRGKGGKGLGKGGAKRHRKVLRDNIQGITKPAIRRLARRGGVKRISGLIYEETRGVLKVFLENVIRDAVTYTEHAKRKTVTAMDVVYALKRQGRTLYGFGG; encoded by the coding sequence ATGACCGGTCGCGGTAAGGGAGGTAAAGGTCTGGGGAAAGGAGGAGCCAAGCGCCACAGGAAGGTGCTCCGTGATAACATCCAGGGTATCACCAAGCCCGCCATCCGTCGTCTCGCCCGCAGAGGTGGCGTCAAGCGTATCTCCGGTCTGATCTACGAGGAGACCCGCGGTGTTCTGAAGGTGTTCCTCGAGAACGTGATCCGTGACGCGGTCACCTACACCGAGCACGCCAAGAGGAAGACCGTCACCGCCATGGACGTCGTCTACGCTCTGAAGCGTCAGGGCCGCACCCTCTACGGTTTCGGTGGTTAA
- the LOC134676628 gene encoding histone H2B: protein MPPKTSGKAAKKSGKAQKNISKSDSKKKKKHKRKESYAIYIYKVLKQVHPDTGISSKAMSIMNSFVNDIFERIAAEASRLAHYNKRSTITSREVQTSVRLLLPGELAKHAVSEGTKAVTKYTSSK, encoded by the coding sequence ATGCCACCCAAGACTAGCGGTAAGGCCGCCAAGAAATCCGGCAAGGCCCAGAAGAACATCTCCAAGTCGGACtctaagaaaaagaagaagcatAAGCGCAAGGAAAGCTACGCCATCTACATCTACAAGGTGCTCAAGCAGGTCCACCCCGACACCGGTATCTCCAGCAAGGCCATGTCGATCATGAACTCGTTCGTGAACGACATCTTCGAGCGCATCGCCGCCGAGGCCTCCCGCCTCGCTCACTACAACAAGAGGTCCACTATCACCAGCAGGGAGGTGCAGACCTCCGTGAGGCTCTTGCTGCCCGGTGAGCTCGCCAAGCACGCCGTCAGTGAAGGCACCAAGGCCGTCACCAAGTACACCAGCTCCAAGTAA
- the LOC134676629 gene encoding histone H2A-like: SNMSGRGKGGKVKGKAKSRSNRAGLQFPVGRIHRLLRKGNYAERVGAGAPVYLAAVMEYLAAEVLELAGNAARDNKKTRIIPRHLQLAIRNDEELNKLLSGVTIAQGGVLPNIQAVLLPKKTEKKA; encoded by the coding sequence TCAAACATGTCTGGACGCGGTAAAGGTGGCAAGGTTAAGGGAAAGGCAAAGTCACGTTCTAACCGTGCCGGACTCCAGTTCCCCGTCGGCCGTATCCACAGGCTTTTACGCAAGGGCAACTACGCCGAGCGCGTCGGTGCCGGTGCCCCGGTGTACTTAGCCGCCGTCATGGAGTACCTGGCCGCTGAGGTTCTCGAGTTGGCAGGCAACGCCGCTCGCGACAACAAGAAGACCAGGATCATCCCTAGGCATCTCCAGCTGGCGATCCGCAACGACGAGGAGTTGAACAAGCTCCTCTCCGGTGTGACCATCGCCCAGGGTGGTGTGCTGCCTAACATTCAGGCCGTACTCCTGCCCAAGAAGACCGAGAAGAAGGCTTAA
- the LOC134676630 gene encoding histone H1C-like, with translation MADTAVAADAPAPATPAKKPKASASAGAKKPKAKPTHPKTSEMVNSAIKELKERSGSSLQAIKKYIAAQYKVDAEKLAPFIRKYLKSAVESGALIQTKGKGASGSFKLESKTSSAGKKPAAAKKSSAKSSAAAKKPAAAKPAKAKKAAASPAKPKAATKDKKAAAAKKKPAAKKPSTPAKGKSAAAPKAKKTAKPPTKKPKAPKPKKAAAAPKAKPAAKKAASKK, from the coding sequence atggccgatacCGCAGTTGCTGCCGACGCTCCCGCCCCGGCGACGCCCGCGAAGAAGCCTAAGGCGTCCGCCTCCGCAGGCGCTAAGAAGCCTAAGGCGAAGCCCACCCACCCTAAGACGTCCGAGATGGTTAACAGCGCCATCAAGGAGCTGAAGGAGAGAAGCGGTTCGTCCCTGCAGGCTATCAAGAAATACATCGCCGCCCAGTACAAGGTCGACGCCGAGAAGCTGGCCCCTTTCATTAGAAAATATCTGAAGAGCGCAGTCGAATCCGGCGCACTCATACAGACCAAAGGCAAGGGCGCGTCCGGCTCGTTCAAACTGGAATCGAAGACTTCATCCGCCGGCAAGAAACCCGCCGCGGCCAAGAAATCTAGCGCTAAATCATCAGCCGCCGCTAAGAAGCCCGCCGCAGCTAAACCGGCTAAGGCGAAGAAGGCCGCCGCGTCCCCGGCCAAGCCTAAGGCCGCCACGAAGGACAAGAaggccgccgccgccaaaaagAAGCCCGCAGCGAAGAAACCTTCCACCCCCGCCAAGGGCAAGAGCGCCGCCGCGCCTAAGGCCAAGAAGACCGCGAAGCCGCCGACCAAGAAGCCTAAAGCTCCCAAGCCAAAGAAGGCTGCTGCCGCTCCCAAAGCGAAGCCCGCCGCTAAGAAGGCTGCCTCGAAGAAGTAA
- the LOC134676144 gene encoding histone H3 produces MARTKQTARKSTGGKAPRKQLATKAARKSAPATGGVKKPHRYRPGTVALREIRRYQKSTELLIRKLPFQRLVREIAQDFKTDLRFQSSAVMALQEASEAYLVGLFEDTNLCAIHAKRVTIMPKDIQLARRIRGERA; encoded by the coding sequence ATGGCCCGTACCAAGCAGACCGCTCGTAAATCCACCGGTGGTAAAGCGCCCCGTAAACAGCTCGCCACCAAGGCGGCCCGCAAGAGCGCGCCGGCCACCGGGGGCGTCAAGAAGCCCCATCGTTACAGGCCCGGCACCGTCGCCCTCCGTGAGATCCGTCGCTACCAGAAGAGCACTGAGCTTCTGATCCGCAAGCTGCCCTTCCAGCGTCTGGTGCGTGAGATCGCTCAGGATTTCAAGACCGACCTGCGCTTCCAGAGCTCTGCCGTTATGGCTCTCCAGGAGGCCAGCGAGGCTTACCTCGTCGGTCTCTTTGAGGACACCAACCTGTGCGCCATCCACGCCAAGCGTGTGACCATCATGCCCAAGGACATCCAGCTGGCTCGCAGGATCCGCGGTGAACGTGCTTAA